In the genome of Halobacteriovorax sp. DA5, the window GAAGAAGTTGCTGAAGCAATTTTATCTTCTGGAAGTGAAGAAGGTCTTGATGAAGAAGATCTTATTAATGATGAAGCCGATATTGAAGTAGCGGCCGAGCAGGTTGAAGAAATTGCTATTATTGATGAAACAAAAACGGATGAAGAAGCCGATCAATTAGCACAAGCTCTTGATGATGCGTTTGCAAAGTTATTTGGTGGTGACTCTGCTGTGCCACAAGATGAGATGGAAGTTGATCTGGATGATAGTATCAATGAAACAACTCAAAATTTAATTAATGGAGCAAAGGATCTTGATCTTGACCTCGATTTTTTAAATAACAAGGACTTAGGGGATTCTGAGTCATATATTGATTAAGAAATAATTACTTAAATACTTGTAAAAGCTTACGTTTAGTTCTATTTAGACGTAAGCTTTTTCTTTTAGCTTTTAACCGCCGAGATGGCAGATAGGAGAGTCAAAATGTCTAAATTAGTACGTTTACAAAAATTTATTGCAGATTGTGGAATCACTTCACGTCGTAAGGCCGAAGACCTAATCGTTCAAGGACGTGTAAAGGTTAATGGTATTGCTATTCGTGAACTTGGTTCTAAGGTTGATCCAACGATTGACGCTGTTGAAGTAGATGGTAAAGCAGCAGATCTTGGTTCTGTTGAAAAAATCTATATGATTATGAATAAACCTCGTGGGGTTATGACTACAGTTAATGATCCTGAAGGAAGAGAAACTGTTGTTGATCTATGTAAAGAAATCAGTGAAAGAATCTATCCTGTAGGTCGTCTAGATTACCTTTCAGAAGGTCTTCTATTAATGACTAATGATGGTGACTTTGCAAATCTTGTTATTCACCCAAGTTCAGAAATTACTAAGGTATACGAAGTAAAAGTATTTGGTGCAATCAATGAATTCCTACTTAAAAAGCTAAGAGCGGGTGTTTATATTGATGGTGTAATGACAAAGCCACAAGCTGTTCGCGTAATTAAGCAACTAGAAACAAAAACATGGCTTGAGTTTAGAATCAATGAAGGTAAAAACCGCGAAATTCGTCGTATGTGTGAAGGTGCAGGTCTAACTGTTGATAAACTAAAGCGTGTTGCTATTGGTGGCTTAACTGTAGAGGGGATTGCTCCTGGTTCATACC includes:
- a CDS encoding pseudouridine synthase, translated to MSKLVRLQKFIADCGITSRRKAEDLIVQGRVKVNGIAIRELGSKVDPTIDAVEVDGKAADLGSVEKIYMIMNKPRGVMTTVNDPEGRETVVDLCKEISERIYPVGRLDYLSEGLLLMTNDGDFANLVIHPSSEITKVYEVKVFGAINEFLLKKLRAGVYIDGVMTKPQAVRVIKQLETKTWLEFRINEGKNREIRRMCEGAGLTVDKLKRVAIGGLTVEGIAPGSYRLVNRRNLLNAIGIDMAGNKMQDAVEYISSKKSVNLKKKGHQGCTAADDKAFVKFRRETYFKSIKEIAETKKAKEKEIRRQAWEEKEAAFKKRQDKKKARVAKKENEQKHVHVEFVK